The Chlamydia poikilotherma DNA segment ACAGCTCTCTTTGTGGGTTATATAGAGCTCTTTAATCCACGGGCTTACCTGACGTATGGCAATACCAAGACGCGTTAGTAATTGTGTGAGACACTCTTCAAAACCCTCTTTGGGAACAGTAAATTTTGATAATGCTGTGACTTTAATCGATCCGATATCCTGGGGAACTAGATAAACAACGTTATCTTCACCATAATCGGAAACTAAATTATAAATTGTCGTCTCGGGATGATGCCACAAGGCATAATCATCAGGATTTTCTCCTCTTTCGCGAATCTCTGCCGACCAAAGATTTTCTATATGCTTAATTTGCTTTTTAACCTCTGACAGCTTACTTAGAAGCTCTTTCCATAACGCTTCATCTTCGCATCCTGATGCTCGCAGAGCTGCGGCCTCTTCATAAAGAGTTTTTAGCTGAAGGTTACACTCCTTCATATCTGCATTAAATGAAGCCAAGCCTGGGGAACTATCTATAAAATCTCTGGATTTTTCTAAGGATGCGGCTTTTTCCGAAATAGTCAAAGCTAGACCAGGTGCACAACATGCCAGTCCTGACAATCCAAAGAAATAAACTAAAGGATTACGCAAAAAACGCATTTATGATCCCCCACGATTGGTTCCCTCACCACCTACAAGCGATTGTCGCCCTGGATGCACCTCTTCTTTAGCAGAAGAGGATCCAGAATCAAAACCCTGTTTCAATGGCAGCGTCACAGACTCTACTAACGTTCTTTGTGCATTAAATACATGAGCACGAACGACAAACTCTCTAGAATCTTTTTCTAATTTATCAAAAACCAATAATGGCCCTTGAGTCTTTCCTGAAAGGTAGTCCTCCAACTGTTCTTTGCGAGAAATTTTCTCCCAAGTTTTTCCCGTGTAGACTACCCAATCATCGGGAGAAAGGATCATCCTTTGTCCCCCAGCTTGTATAATAGGACGAGACCAGGAACGCATCCCAATAAATTCAAATTCCTTAACGATCTCAGTAATCTCTATAGGAGAACTCATGGTTTTTACTAAACTCATGGACTGGTGGGAGGTTCCCCCGACGTTCCACAACTCTATAACCATGACTTTTTCGTCTATTTTCTTAACTTCTAATAGAGGTGCCTGAGAACTCTCTCCTCGAAATTCCCCACAAGTCTCCCAGCAATTTCCATCCCAAAGCAAAATATCCCCAACAGCCAGATAACGGCTGTAATTCTCGTCAGACAGAGAGACAAAATCTACTCGCTCCTTAACAGCTTTATCAGCATAATCCGATCCACCGTGCATCAAAAGGAACTTATCAGTGCCTACACGACGAATCTTTTGTTTCACAGGGAAACTCGCATCTACACGAATCCCACCAATTTCCCAAGATTCTAATCCTTTAGCAGGAGCGGTTAAAAATAAGGTTTCTCTCTCTTTCGGAGATACAACTAGCTCCTTATTTACGCTCATTAAACGCACTTTTACTTCTATACGGTTATCCATACTCAAAGGCCGACATTCCAACCACAGGTCCGTGGGTTTTCCTTCGGGACTAAAAGTAAAGACTCCCCCCTCGGGGGAGGGAATAACCTGTAAATATATTTTTTCATTAACGCCAGCCACACAGGAATCCTTAGAAGTAGCTAGCTCTAAAAAAAATTTGCCTCCAGGAGCGTCAGGACGCTTATTGCTCCCTAAAAATATAAGTTCTTGCCTAAGATCTGGCAGTCTTTCCCTAAGCTCGGAAAACTCTAAAGACCAAATCCCTGAAGAGACGTTTTGAGCCATGGGGAACGTCTTTTGTTTTCCGTTCGAACCCTCGAAATTCAAAGAAATACTATAAAGATTTTCTAAGTGATTCGGGGCTCCACACACCATCCAGAGTAAGGCAGCGATACTTATCAGACTGTATCCGATCGAAAAAAGCTGGTGCATATTAGAAACAAACTAAAAATAAAGTTATAAGATAACCGATTAGAGAAAAAAAATCAATTTATACAAACAAAAGTAAGAGTGTTTAACATTAAAAAATAATTAAACAAAGGGAGAATACTTTTATAAGAAAACTAATTCCCTGGATACGGGTCGATCGGTTAAACTAAAATTTTTATCACCATCTATTAACACCGTATCTTCGATACGTATGCCTCCAATTCCTGGGAAATAAACCCCAGGCTCAACAGTAACTGTCATTCCAGTTTCTAAAGTAGTTGAGGCAGATTTTGGAGAAAGCTGAGGATATTCATGAATACTCCTTCCTACACCGTGTCCTACGCCGTGGCAAAAATATTCTTCGATTTCGTATTTTCTTAATATGCGTACAGCCTCTTCATGAATATCTAGACATAAAGCTCCGGCACAACACAATTTCATAGCAGCTTGCTGAGCTTCTACAACGGCAGGATAACTTTCAACAAGACGTGTATCAGGACGACCCCATGCCACTGTCCGTGTCATATCCGAACAATAGCCCTGATATAAAACTCCTATATCAATAAGTACGATATCCCCTTTACGTAATGTTCTGTCTGTAGGAACTGCGTGAGGAAAGGCAGAATGATGACCAAAAGCCACAATTGGAGAAAATGAAGGTCCTTCAGCACCGGCTTTAGCCCAAAATACACGAAGTAGGCGCACAACTTCTTGTTCTGTTATACCCTCTTGTAATACCGAAAGAACATGATCGTATCCTTCGGAACCTAAAGTGGCTGCTTGACGCATTTTTTCTATTTCATCTGCAGATTTTATGCTACGCAACTTTTCTGTAAATAATGTTGTAGGCACCCAAGAGCAAGAAGCATTTTCTCTTTCTTGATATCTATGATATGAGGTGTGGAGACTGTCAAAACCTAAAGTTTGATAAGTTGTTGTTTCAAGATAGGGAAGAAAAAATTCTGCTATATTTCTATCACAAAATATAAGAGAGGGTCCTTGAAGATCTGCGTAGAGATCTTTATCCATACGATAGACAAAGAATACCGCCTCGTCTTTACCTATGAGAAGTGTTCCTGTGGTTACTTTATCTCCGAGAAAATATGCAAGATCCTCACTTCTTTCTACCACAAATCCATCTATACCACAATCTCTAAGAGCTGCTTGAGCTCTAGCTATGCGATCTTGGAACATAATTTACTCCTTAATAAAATCCTCGTCTAAAACTAATCGACGTATTTGTGTGCCGTCAAATGCTTTTTCAGGCTTACCTAATTGCCAGAGCAAAGACAGCCAAGAAATATCGAATGTCCGCAATGTTTTACAAAATATAGTCCCTGTTAGAGTTTCCTTGATTAAAAGAGCCATGGATCTTTTATCAATTTTGGCATGACCTTCTTCCGCTAAAGAAAGTATCCAGGATTTTAACTCTTCTTCACCCACAAATGTGGGAGCACTTTCAATCGCGAATACACAGGGGCCCATTTGAGAGATTTCTATTCCTAACTGTTTAAATTCCTCAATATGAGAGGAAAGGAAAACGCGCTCTTCAGGGGTGACTTCTAAGCATAAAGGAACCAAAAAAGACTGACTTTTATAATTATGTTGATGGCTATCCACCAAAGACAAATAAAATAAATGTTTTCTAGCAGCTTCTGTAAAAATAGCATGAACCCCTTCCGAGTCCTCTGCAAGAACTATTTTCCCTAAAGAAGTTAAAAAACGGACTTCTTGAGCAGCTCCCCAGGGAATTTCCGTTTGTTTAGCCATAGGATCTTGTTCTCTATCCAAGAAAGGAAGAGGAGCGAAGGAGGACGATCTCAATTCTACTACTGGCAAAGAAACAGGGCTGTGAGACTCTTTTGAAGCAGTCTCAAAACATTGCTCATCAAAGAAACGTAGCGCAGGCAAAGCAATTGTTGTTTTCTCAAAAACAGATACTTCTTGAGGACGAGCTAATACCTCTCCTACCGCCTCTGAGAGAAATTCTCCAACAAACTCTTCTCTAAGAATTCTTACTTCTGTTTTTTGAGGATGGACATTAAAATCGCACCACTCTGGGGGCAGATAAAGTTTTAAAACAAAAACAGGATATCTTTGCGGAGGCAAAAGCATTGAGTAGGCCTCGCTTATCTTTCTTGATATAAACATGGAATCTACGGAACGGTCATTGATAAACACCCTTTGCCCTAACCGTGTGGGCCTATGAAAGCCTGGCGAACCTAGGAAACCTACAACACGCGCAGGATTACCTTCTTTATCCAGGCGTAGAGCTTCCTGCATGAAACCATCTCCCATCACAAAAGCCACCCTCTCAGCAAAATCCTGATGCTTCAGAATATGAAATTCCTGTTGTCTTTCACTTATCCATGACCAGCCCACATTCTCTACAGATAAAATCCTATTCTCCAACAGCTTTCTCATAGCTATCCGATCTGTCTGAGGACTTTTCTGAAATCCCCGACGCACAGGAACATTGTAAAATAGCGAGTCTATAGAAATCGTAGTCCCTAGTTGACGAGGCTTAGTTTCGGATAGAATAACCTCCCCTCCGTGAATGATTGTTCTAGAACCTTCTCCTGCTATAGGACAAGAAAGGATCTCCATTTTAGAGATAGAGGCTATTGCCGGAAGAGCTTCCCCGCGAAAACCAAAACTCGATAAAGAAAAAACATCGGAAAATTCGCCTATCTTTGAGGTGGCGTGACGCTTAAGAGCAAGAGCAACATCTTCGGAGCTCATCCCACAACCATTGTCTTTTACAATGATTAAGCCCTGTCCTCCTCCTAGAGTTTCTACCTCTATTTCATTAGCTCCCGCGTCTAAGGCATTCTCCACCAACTCTTTAACAACAGATATAGAGTTTTCAATCACCTCTCCCGCAGCTATCTGATTGATAGTGATTGTATCAAGTAATTGAATAGGATTTCGTGAACTCATAGCAAATTCTAATCAAGGATCTTGCGAAAGCAAAAAGTAAAATACCCAAAAACTAATGTCAAGAAACCTAATTTTTATAATGTCCAAACCTCGAAATAAGAACTACTTACAGAATAATTATTTATAAAGATCACAAATACATTCAATTAATAACTTGTTTTTCGAATTAATTAATTTTAAAATTGATTTATGAATTAAATAATTTTAATTTTAGGAATTATAATTAATGAGCAAGCCTACTTCAAATAATTCTAAAAAGCCATCAGCCTCGTTTAACAAAAAAACACGTAGCCGACTCGCTGAGCTTGCTGCACAAAAAAAAGCTAAGGCTAATGATTTAGAACAGAAATACCCAGTCCCTACAGAAGAAGAAACAAAGAAAGCTTTGTTGGACATCTTAAAAGGCCTTGGAGACGGATTAACTCTTCAACAAATCTTAGGTTTATCCGATGTTTTATTAGAAGAGATCTATACAATCGCCTATAGCTTCTATTCTCAAGGGAAGTATAACGAAGCCATTGGTCTTTTCCAAATCCTTACAGCTTCAAAACCTCAGTGCTACAAGTATATCCTAGGTTTAAGCTCATGCTATCACCAGCTCAAAATGTACAATGAAGCAGCCTTTGGCTTCTTCCTTGCTTTTGATGCCGAGCCTCAAAACCCCATCCCTCCTTACTACATAGCTGATAGTTTGATGAAGATAGATCAAGCCGAGGAATCTCGAGATTTTCTAGATATTACCATCGATATTTGCGCTAACAAACCTGAATTCAGAATTTTGAAAGAACGCTGCAACATTATGAAAGACTCTCTCAAAGATATGATCAAAGAAACAACTCCAAAAAAGAAAAAAACTACCACTGCTAAATCAAAAACACCGGCCAAAAAAAGATCCGGTGGGAAACGTTAATTAGGGTTAGGAGAAATCCAACATGAATAAAAAAGTTAGAAAAACGAAAAAAACCACTACCAAAAAGACATCTGCGAAACATGCAGATACCGCGCCTGTGTTATTCACTAATGAAACAGACAAACAAGAAGTAGCAATCTCAAATCTAGAGAATTTAGTTTCCTCTATTTATGAAGATTTACCTCTAGCTCAGACGTTTTCTGGGATTCAAGATGAAAAACAATTAGCACAAATGATGGCTGCGTTAAATGGCACTTTAGATTCCCTACCTATTGAGAGTTTAACAGAAGGTTTATTTAACAATCCTAAAGAAGATGCGAAGTTTGCTGAAGATTTAGGTTCAGTTCTCCACGGATTGAAGAATCTATCTTCAACAGTCAATAAACATATCTCTGACAAACAGAGCATTAGAAAAAATTAAAAAACATAGGGTAATTTAGAAGATGTCTCTCTCTACCTCAGGTCCAGACAATACCAACCAGAAAAATATTTTGGCTCAGGTACTAGCTTCTACACCACAAGCTGTACCAAACCCTGATAAACTTGCTGGCAATGAAACTAAGCAAATTCAGCAAACCCGACAGGGAAAAAATGCTGAAATGCAAAGTGACGCAGGTATTGCTGGAACACAAGGTAAAGAAAAAACCAGTGCCGTTTCTGAAGCTCAAAATTCAGAGAATATCATGGCGGGGCAAGGAATTGCCGCGGGGCAAGAGGCTGAATCTGCAGAAGCTGCCGCCGGAGCTAACCAAACTGCGGGCGCGTCTGCTCTCCAAGCTGCAAACTTACAAGCTACACTTGAAGAAGCTAACAAAACATTGGAGACTACGATCTCTTCTTTATCTTCTATAGATTCTTCACAGTTACAAGAAATTCAAGAGTTAGTCGCCTCTATTGTCAATGGGACATCAAAATCTTCTATTCAAGGATTAGAAACTCCAGCTCTTCCTAAACCTACCATAACTAAGCCTAGAGAGGAAGTTATGGAAATTAGCATGGCCTTAGCGAAAGCTATTGCTGCTCTTGGAGAAGCTACAGCTTCGGCTCTTTCTGACTATCAAAGTACACAAGCCCAAGCTTCAACTATGAACCGTTTATCCTTAGAGTCTCAAGGATTGAAAATCGATTCCGAGCGTGAAGAATTCCAAAAAATGAAAGAGATTCAAGAGAAAGCAGGTGACAATAGTACTATGGACACCGTAAACACTGTGATGATTGCTATTTCTGTAACAATCACTGTGATCTCTATTGTCGCCGCATTATTTACTTGTGGTCTAGGACTTATAGGAACTGCTGCCGCTGGAGCTACCGCTGCCGCTGCTGCCGCAACTGCTGGAGCTACCGCAGGGACTGCCGCAGCAACAACTGTAGCAACAACTGTAGCCACACAAGTTACCATGCAAGCTGTGATGCAAGCTGTCAAAACGGCTATCGTTCAGGCCGTTAAGCAAGCTATCACACAAGCTATCAAAGCGGCTATAAAAC contains these protein-coding regions:
- the mutL gene encoding DNA mismatch repair endonuclease MutL; this encodes MSSRNPIQLLDTITINQIAAGEVIENSISVVKELVENALDAGANEIEVETLGGGQGLIIVKDNGCGMSSEDVALALKRHATSKIGEFSDVFSLSSFGFRGEALPAIASISKMEILSCPIAGEGSRTIIHGGEVILSETKPRQLGTTISIDSLFYNVPVRRGFQKSPQTDRIAMRKLLENRILSVENVGWSWISERQQEFHILKHQDFAERVAFVMGDGFMQEALRLDKEGNPARVVGFLGSPGFHRPTRLGQRVFINDRSVDSMFISRKISEAYSMLLPPQRYPVFVLKLYLPPEWCDFNVHPQKTEVRILREEFVGEFLSEAVGEVLARPQEVSVFEKTTIALPALRFFDEQCFETASKESHSPVSLPVVELRSSSFAPLPFLDREQDPMAKQTEIPWGAAQEVRFLTSLGKIVLAEDSEGVHAIFTEAARKHLFYLSLVDSHQHNYKSQSFLVPLCLEVTPEERVFLSSHIEEFKQLGIEISQMGPCVFAIESAPTFVGEEELKSWILSLAEEGHAKIDKRSMALLIKETLTGTIFCKTLRTFDISWLSLLWQLGKPEKAFDGTQIRRLVLDEDFIKE
- a CDS encoding SycD/LcrH family type III secretion system chaperone, which produces MSKPTSNNSKKPSASFNKKTRSRLAELAAQKKAKANDLEQKYPVPTEEETKKALLDILKGLGDGLTLQQILGLSDVLLEEIYTIAYSFYSQGKYNEAIGLFQILTASKPQCYKYILGLSSCYHQLKMYNEAAFGFFLAFDAEPQNPIPPYYIADSLMKIDQAEESRDFLDITIDICANKPEFRILKERCNIMKDSLKDMIKETTPKKKKTTTAKSKTPAKKRSGGKR
- a CDS encoding secretion system protein, encoding MSLSTSGPDNTNQKNILAQVLASTPQAVPNPDKLAGNETKQIQQTRQGKNAEMQSDAGIAGTQGKEKTSAVSEAQNSENIMAGQGIAAGQEAESAEAAAGANQTAGASALQAANLQATLEEANKTLETTISSLSSIDSSQLQEIQELVASIVNGTSKSSIQGLETPALPKPTITKPREEVMEISMALAKAIAALGEATASALSDYQSTQAQASTMNRLSLESQGLKIDSEREEFQKMKEIQEKAGDNSTMDTVNTVMIAISVTITVISIVAALFTCGLGLIGTAAAGATAAAAAATAGATAGTAAATTVATTVATQVTMQAVMQAVKTAIVQAVKQAITQAIKAAIKQGVKQAIKAAIKAAVKTLMKNMSKIFQTGQKALAKSFPKLAKVVNTLGNKWVSAALGTMVAVPALVKGIGDLKLSEMQTELADIQKKTGMLTAQSEMMKMFTMFWQQASKIAAKQTDSANEMQQQATKLGAQITKAFQAISSGLASAV
- a CDS encoding M24 family metallopeptidase — its product is MFQDRIARAQAALRDCGIDGFVVERSEDLAYFLGDKVTTGTLLIGKDEAVFFVYRMDKDLYADLQGPSLIFCDRNIAEFFLPYLETTTYQTLGFDSLHTSYHRYQERENASCSWVPTTLFTEKLRSIKSADEIEKMRQAATLGSEGYDHVLSVLQEGITEQEVVRLLRVFWAKAGAEGPSFSPIVAFGHHSAFPHAVPTDRTLRKGDIVLIDIGVLYQGYCSDMTRTVAWGRPDTRLVESYPAVVEAQQAAMKLCCAGALCLDIHEEAVRILRKYEIEEYFCHGVGHGVGRSIHEYPQLSPKSASTTLETGMTVTVEPGVYFPGIGGIRIEDTVLIDGDKNFSLTDRPVSRELVFL